The following are encoded together in the Coffea arabica cultivar ET-39 chromosome 1c, Coffea Arabica ET-39 HiFi, whole genome shotgun sequence genome:
- the LOC113725939 gene encoding putative axial regulator YABBY 2 isoform X3, whose amino-acid sequence MSMDITSERVCYVHCNFCNTILAVSVPCSSMFAIVTVRCGHCANLLSVNVGALPQTLPTQDLQLQKQQINNEDATKESGSSSKCNKFTPFDSAEHDQPRITPIRPPEKRQRVPSAYNRFIKEEIQRIKASNPEISHREAFSTAAKNWAHFPHIHFGLKVDGNKQANKLDHPDAGDQGAQKSRGFY is encoded by the exons ATGTCAATGGATATCACATCTGAACGAGTTTGCTATGTGCACTGCAATTTCTGCAACACTATTCTAGCG GTTAGTGTTCCATGCAGCAGTATGTTCGCCATTGTTACAGTGAGATGCGGGCATTGTGCAAATTTGCTGTCGGTTAATGTGGGAGCGTTGCCTCAGACTCTTCCCACCCAAGACCTCCAG TTGCAGAAACAACAGATCAACAATGAAGATGCTACTAAAGAAAGTGGCTCTTCTTCTAAATGCAACAAGTTTACTCCATTCGACTCTGCTGAGCATGATCAGCCAAGAATCACTCCCATTCGTC CCCCAGAGAAAAGACAAAGGGTTCCTTCTGCATATAACAGATTTATCAA ggAAGAGATACAAAGGATAAAGGCCAGCAATCCTGAAATTAGCCACCGGGAAGCTTTTAGCACTGCAGCAAAAAAT TGGGCACATTTTCCTCATATCCACTTTGGACTCAAGGTTGATGGCAACAAACAAGCCAATAAGTTGGACCATCCAGATGCAGGAGATCAAGGGGCTCAAAAATCTCGTGGGTTCTACTAA
- the LOC113725939 gene encoding putative axial regulator YABBY 2 isoform X7 produces the protein MSMDITSERVCYVHCNFCNTILAVSVPCSSMFAIVTVRCGHCANLLSVNVGALPQTLPTQDLQKLQKQQINNEDATKESGSSSKCNKFTPFDSAEHDQPRITPIRPPEKRQRVPSAYNRFIKEEIQRIKASNPEISHREAFSTAAKNGIHGRDSDEEK, from the exons ATGTCAATGGATATCACATCTGAACGAGTTTGCTATGTGCACTGCAATTTCTGCAACACTATTCTAGCG GTTAGTGTTCCATGCAGCAGTATGTTCGCCATTGTTACAGTGAGATGCGGGCATTGTGCAAATTTGCTGTCGGTTAATGTGGGAGCGTTGCCTCAGACTCTTCCCACCCAAGACCTCCAG AAGTTGCAGAAACAACAGATCAACAATGAAGATGCTACTAAAGAAAGTGGCTCTTCTTCTAAATGCAACAAGTTTACTCCATTCGACTCTGCTGAGCATGATCAGCCAAGAATCACTCCCATTCGTC CCCCAGAGAAAAGACAAAGGGTTCCTTCTGCATATAACAGATTTATCAA ggAAGAGATACAAAGGATAAAGGCCAGCAATCCTGAAATTAGCCACCGGGAAGCTTTTAGCACTGCAGCAAAAAAT GGCATTCATGGTAGGGACtctgatgaagaaaaatga
- the LOC113725939 gene encoding putative axial regulator YABBY 2 isoform X1, whose translation MSMDITSERVCYVHCNFCNTILAVSVPCSSMFAIVTVRCGHCANLLSVNVGALPQTLPTQDLQKLQKQQINNEDATKESGSSSKCNKFTPFDSAEHDQPRITPIRPPEKRQRVPSAYNRFIKEEIQRIKASNPEISHREAFSTAAKNWAHFPHIHFGLKVDGNKQANKLDHPDAGDQGAQKSRGFY comes from the exons ATGTCAATGGATATCACATCTGAACGAGTTTGCTATGTGCACTGCAATTTCTGCAACACTATTCTAGCG GTTAGTGTTCCATGCAGCAGTATGTTCGCCATTGTTACAGTGAGATGCGGGCATTGTGCAAATTTGCTGTCGGTTAATGTGGGAGCGTTGCCTCAGACTCTTCCCACCCAAGACCTCCAG AAGTTGCAGAAACAACAGATCAACAATGAAGATGCTACTAAAGAAAGTGGCTCTTCTTCTAAATGCAACAAGTTTACTCCATTCGACTCTGCTGAGCATGATCAGCCAAGAATCACTCCCATTCGTC CCCCAGAGAAAAGACAAAGGGTTCCTTCTGCATATAACAGATTTATCAA ggAAGAGATACAAAGGATAAAGGCCAGCAATCCTGAAATTAGCCACCGGGAAGCTTTTAGCACTGCAGCAAAAAAT TGGGCACATTTTCCTCATATCCACTTTGGACTCAAGGTTGATGGCAACAAACAAGCCAATAAGTTGGACCATCCAGATGCAGGAGATCAAGGGGCTCAAAAATCTCGTGGGTTCTACTAA
- the LOC113725939 gene encoding putative axial regulator YABBY 2 isoform X2, with protein MSMDITSERVCYVHCNFCNTILAVSVPCSSMFAIVTVRCGHCANLLSVNVGALPQTLPTQDLQKQQINNEDATKESGSSSKCNKFTPFDSAEHDQPRITPIRPPEKRQRVPSAYNRFIKEEIQRIKASNPEISHREAFSTAAKNWAHFPHIHFGLKVDGNKQANKLDHPDAGDQGAQKSRGFY; from the exons ATGTCAATGGATATCACATCTGAACGAGTTTGCTATGTGCACTGCAATTTCTGCAACACTATTCTAGCG GTTAGTGTTCCATGCAGCAGTATGTTCGCCATTGTTACAGTGAGATGCGGGCATTGTGCAAATTTGCTGTCGGTTAATGTGGGAGCGTTGCCTCAGACTCTTCCCACCCAAGACCTCCAG AAACAACAGATCAACAATGAAGATGCTACTAAAGAAAGTGGCTCTTCTTCTAAATGCAACAAGTTTACTCCATTCGACTCTGCTGAGCATGATCAGCCAAGAATCACTCCCATTCGTC CCCCAGAGAAAAGACAAAGGGTTCCTTCTGCATATAACAGATTTATCAA ggAAGAGATACAAAGGATAAAGGCCAGCAATCCTGAAATTAGCCACCGGGAAGCTTTTAGCACTGCAGCAAAAAAT TGGGCACATTTTCCTCATATCCACTTTGGACTCAAGGTTGATGGCAACAAACAAGCCAATAAGTTGGACCATCCAGATGCAGGAGATCAAGGGGCTCAAAAATCTCGTGGGTTCTACTAA
- the LOC113725939 gene encoding putative axial regulator YABBY 2 isoform X4, whose product MVSVPCSSMFAIVTVRCGHCANLLSVNVGALPQTLPTQDLQKLQKQQINNEDATKESGSSSKCNKFTPFDSAEHDQPRITPIRPPEKRQRVPSAYNRFIKEEIQRIKASNPEISHREAFSTAAKNWAHFPHIHFGLKVDGNKQANKLDHPDAGDQGAQKSRGFY is encoded by the exons ATG GTTAGTGTTCCATGCAGCAGTATGTTCGCCATTGTTACAGTGAGATGCGGGCATTGTGCAAATTTGCTGTCGGTTAATGTGGGAGCGTTGCCTCAGACTCTTCCCACCCAAGACCTCCAG AAGTTGCAGAAACAACAGATCAACAATGAAGATGCTACTAAAGAAAGTGGCTCTTCTTCTAAATGCAACAAGTTTACTCCATTCGACTCTGCTGAGCATGATCAGCCAAGAATCACTCCCATTCGTC CCCCAGAGAAAAGACAAAGGGTTCCTTCTGCATATAACAGATTTATCAA ggAAGAGATACAAAGGATAAAGGCCAGCAATCCTGAAATTAGCCACCGGGAAGCTTTTAGCACTGCAGCAAAAAAT TGGGCACATTTTCCTCATATCCACTTTGGACTCAAGGTTGATGGCAACAAACAAGCCAATAAGTTGGACCATCCAGATGCAGGAGATCAAGGGGCTCAAAAATCTCGTGGGTTCTACTAA
- the LOC113725939 gene encoding putative axial regulator YABBY 2 isoform X6: MVSVPCSSMFAIVTVRCGHCANLLSVNVGALPQTLPTQDLQKQQINNEDATKESGSSSKCNKFTPFDSAEHDQPRITPIRPPEKRQRVPSAYNRFIKEEIQRIKASNPEISHREAFSTAAKNWAHFPHIHFGLKVDGNKQANKLDHPDAGDQGAQKSRGFY; the protein is encoded by the exons ATG GTTAGTGTTCCATGCAGCAGTATGTTCGCCATTGTTACAGTGAGATGCGGGCATTGTGCAAATTTGCTGTCGGTTAATGTGGGAGCGTTGCCTCAGACTCTTCCCACCCAAGACCTCCAG AAACAACAGATCAACAATGAAGATGCTACTAAAGAAAGTGGCTCTTCTTCTAAATGCAACAAGTTTACTCCATTCGACTCTGCTGAGCATGATCAGCCAAGAATCACTCCCATTCGTC CCCCAGAGAAAAGACAAAGGGTTCCTTCTGCATATAACAGATTTATCAA ggAAGAGATACAAAGGATAAAGGCCAGCAATCCTGAAATTAGCCACCGGGAAGCTTTTAGCACTGCAGCAAAAAAT TGGGCACATTTTCCTCATATCCACTTTGGACTCAAGGTTGATGGCAACAAACAAGCCAATAAGTTGGACCATCCAGATGCAGGAGATCAAGGGGCTCAAAAATCTCGTGGGTTCTACTAA
- the LOC113725939 gene encoding putative axial regulator YABBY 2 isoform X5 — translation MVSVPCSSMFAIVTVRCGHCANLLSVNVGALPQTLPTQDLQLQKQQINNEDATKESGSSSKCNKFTPFDSAEHDQPRITPIRPPEKRQRVPSAYNRFIKEEIQRIKASNPEISHREAFSTAAKNWAHFPHIHFGLKVDGNKQANKLDHPDAGDQGAQKSRGFY, via the exons ATG GTTAGTGTTCCATGCAGCAGTATGTTCGCCATTGTTACAGTGAGATGCGGGCATTGTGCAAATTTGCTGTCGGTTAATGTGGGAGCGTTGCCTCAGACTCTTCCCACCCAAGACCTCCAG TTGCAGAAACAACAGATCAACAATGAAGATGCTACTAAAGAAAGTGGCTCTTCTTCTAAATGCAACAAGTTTACTCCATTCGACTCTGCTGAGCATGATCAGCCAAGAATCACTCCCATTCGTC CCCCAGAGAAAAGACAAAGGGTTCCTTCTGCATATAACAGATTTATCAA ggAAGAGATACAAAGGATAAAGGCCAGCAATCCTGAAATTAGCCACCGGGAAGCTTTTAGCACTGCAGCAAAAAAT TGGGCACATTTTCCTCATATCCACTTTGGACTCAAGGTTGATGGCAACAAACAAGCCAATAAGTTGGACCATCCAGATGCAGGAGATCAAGGGGCTCAAAAATCTCGTGGGTTCTACTAA